CAGCCTGACGCGCGTGCCGCTGCCGGTCGGCAGCATGCAACTACAGTCGTCGCTCGGCGTGGCCGAGGCGCCGACCCATGGGCGCAACGCGCAAGAGCTGGTGAGCGCGGCCGACGTCGCGCTGTACCACAGCAAACGCCGCGGCCGTAATCGCATCGAGGTGCTGTCGCCCGACGTCAGCCAGGCGATGATGTCGATCTTCAGCCAGGGCTTTCAGCTGCGCACCGCGCTCGAGGAAGGCAACATTCATCCGGCGTTCCAGCCGATCTGCGACATGCAAACCGGCTTACCAATGGCGTACGAAGTACTGGCGCGTATGCGCGTCAACGGTACCATCATCCAAGCGAAAGACTTCATTGCCGTCGCCGAGGAGCTTGGGCTGACGCGTGATGTCGACCTGCACATCATCCGCACCGCCCTCGCCATCACACCTGCCGAACAAGCGCTGTTTCTGAACGTCGATCTGTCGTCCTTCAACGATCGCGGCTACGTCAAGGAATTGGGCTCGATTCTCAAACCCAGCTGTGAGGCAGGACGCGCCATTACCATCGAAATCACCGAGCGTGAGTCGATCCCCATCAGCGATACCCTGCGGCAAGACATCCAAGAGCTACGCGCGCTCGGCTGCAAGCTGGCGCTCGACGACTTCGGCAGCGGCTACTCCACCTATAACTTCCTCAACCAGTTCCGTCCGGATTATTTGAAAATCGAGGGGTCGTTCGTGCGTGGCATGGTCGACAACGAATCCGACCGAAAAATCGTCACTCACATCCACACGCTGGCGCAATCATTCGGTATGCAAACTATCGCCGAGAGCGTCGAAAACGAGGCTACTCACCAAGCACTGCGCAAAATTGGCATCGGCAACGCCCAAGGCCTGCTTTTTGGCCTTCCGCAGCTGGGCTCATAGCAAATTAGCGCGCAAGGCACGTGCCCCGTGCGGTCGCTAAAACCCCGAGAAACTGCGCTCCCTTAAGCCTTTTTCTGGTCTCAGGTGATTGCAATATTTCTTCAGTTTAAGAACAATACGGGCTCATTGAGTAGAAATATGCTCAATAAGGTAGATGTACCACTCCCCTGTCGTTACCTAGCTATAAGGAAAACGTAAAGTCATGAAAAAGTATGCCATTCTGCTTGCGGCGCTTGCCGCGGTGGCGGCCGTCGGCGCCTGCCAGAAGAAAGACCAGGCTCCGGCCACCACCGAAGCCCCGGCTGCTGCTCCTGCCGCCCCGGCTGCTGAAGCTGCTCCGGCCGCTCCCGCTGCCCCGGCTGCTCCGGAAACCGGTAGCACCACCACCACCCAGTAGTAAGCATTTAGATTGTCGCAGTATCAACCGGCCTGTCGCCTGGCGATGGGCCGGTTTTTTTATGAGTACCGAAAAAGTCTTTAACTTTCTCGGTCTGAATTTAGGGTGTAGTAAACCGAGCGTGTAATGAACTTCAGCCACTTAATTCAGATCAACGATCCGTCGAAGCCGGAGATCCCGCCGCTATCGCGCGAGCAACTTTGGAACGGACTGGTGGCACGCGCTGAGAAGCCGAAGTATTTCGTGTTTGGACTGGATGAGTGTCAGATTCTCGAACGCGGGCCGACGACGCTGACGCGCCAACTTCGTTTCGGCAACGTGTTGGTTCGCGATCGCGTGACCTTCGAACCGCAAACGCAAGTGCAGTACGAGATTGAGTCGTCCAAAGATATGCCAGGCGGCCGCTTGTTGATGCGCATCGAGGAACCACAGCCGGAACAGTTTTTTCTGCGCTTCGATTACCAGCTCGATGTCGCCCACGCCA
The sequence above is drawn from the Gammaproteobacteria bacterium genome and encodes:
- a CDS encoding DUF1857 family protein; amino-acid sequence: MNFSHLIQINDPSKPEIPPLSREQLWNGLVARAEKPKYFVFGLDECQILERGPTTLTRQLRFGNVLVRDRVTFEPQTQVQYEIESSKDMPGGRLLMRIEEPQPEQFFLRFDYQLDVAHAIDVDYYNEFRKSAYVEADIDTVRAIRELAAEGLL